In one window of Electrophorus electricus isolate fEleEle1 chromosome 15, fEleEle1.pri, whole genome shotgun sequence DNA:
- the gucy1a2 gene encoding guanylate cyclase soluble subunit alpha-2 isoform X1: MSSRKISSESFSSMGSDYLESPDDGECPFSRVFWNGKSPVETLSCPFDDLGIKRTTRRKRVNLDSLGESLRRLTSPTTQTIQLALQRTVEFYQQRNISSGEGTEQKNVLEKCPFVKLQSDDQSDISGILQYTAAIVDVGFAALRERFGEEFFGLCLEENERVLRSLGGNLQDFFNGFDALLEHARTSYGRRASSESPSFLCKDVDADHGDKADAGKAGERALLLHCFNPDPTVGLVMPGLIRAAARRIYHSEVQVEEASPTWLHAATEDGGLSTDSTPSLSPSPPTLSSPTCLSFLIRETRTAPSSSCPAYSPRQLSRSPLDLPISLGTFCRAFPFHLVIGPAMEVLQVGEGLRQVGEGLRKPHRTLSFSDSFQIVSPRIPCSYQNILLRLSTPFTIHTRPDATSLDSKEKVMELKGQMIHLPESNSIMFLGSPRVDRLEELMGRGLHLSDIPIHDATRDVILVGEQAKAQDGLKKRMDKLKATLERTHQALEEEKRRTVELLYSIFPGDVAQRLWQGLPVQAKKFDDVTMLFSDIVGFTAVCAQCTPMQVISMLNELYTRFDYQCGVLDVYKIETIGDAYCVAAGLHRKSDSHAKPIALMALKMMELSEEVLTPDRKPIKLRIGIHSGSVLAGVVGVKMPRYCLFGNNVTLASKFESGSQPRCINISPTTYQLIRDDHSFTFIPRSRQELPDNFPKEIPGISYFLEAGKPQSHAPLTSTRSAPIRKVSYNIGTMFLRETSL; encoded by the exons ATGTCTTCGCGGAAGATCTCCTCAGAGTCGTTCAGCTCCATGGGATCCGACTACCTCGAGAGCCCCGACGACGGAGAATGCCCCTTTTCGCGCGTGTTCTGGAACGGCAAAAGCCCCGTGGAAACGCTGTCGTGTCCATTTGATGACTTGGGCATCAAGCGGACTACCAGGCGTAAGCGCGTGAACCTGGACTCCCTGGGGGAGAGCTTGAGGAGACTCACCTCACCGACG acACAGACGATCCAGCTGGCCCTGCAGAGAACTGTGGAGTTCTATCAGCAGAGGAATATCAG CAGCGGGGAAGGTACTGAACAGAAGAATGTGTTAGAGAAGTGTCCATTTGTAAAGTTGCAGTCTGATGACCAAAGTGACATCTCAGGAATACTGCAGTACACAGCAGCAATAGTGG ACGTGGGCTTCGCTGCTTTGAGGGAACGCTTCGGTGAGGAGTTCTTCGGCTTGTGCCTGGAGGAGAACGAGCGGGTCCTGCGCTCACTGGGCGGGAACCTGCAGGACTTCTTCAACGGCTTCGACGCCCTGCTGGAGCACGCCAGAACCTCGTACGGACGCAGAGCGTCCTCGGAGTCGCCGTCATTTCTGTGCAAAGATGTCGATGCGGACCACGGGGACAAAGCGGACGCAGGGAAGGCGGGAGAAAGAGCTCTCCTCCTGCACTGTTTCAACCCCGACCCCACGGTGGGCTTGGTCATGCCGGGCCTGATCCGGGCTGCCGCCCGCCGAATCTACCATTCAGAAGTCCAGGTGGAGGAGGCCTCTCCCACTTGGCTCCATGCAGCCACGGAGGATGGAGGACTCTCTACAGACTCCACACCTTCATTGTCCCCATCTCCACCCACGTTGTCATCCCCGACCTGCCTGTCTTTTCTCATACGAGAGACTCGGACTGCGCCATCTTCGTCGTGCCCTGCCTACTCCCCGAGGCAACTGTCCCGTTCGCCGCTGGACCTGCCAATCAGCCTGGGCACGTTCTGCCGAGCCTTCCCCTTCCACCTGGTCATTGGCCCTGCCATGGAGGTGCtgcaggtgggggaggggctaaggcaggtgggggaggggcttcggAAGCCTCACAGAACGCTGAGCTTCAGCGACAGCTTCCAGATCGTCTCTCCCAGAATCCCTTGCTCCTACCAAAACATTTTGCTAAGGCTGTCCACACCGTTTACTATCCACACACGGCCTGATGCCACCTCCCTTGACAGCAAGGAGAAG GTAATGGAGCTGAAAGGTCAGATGATCCACCTCCCAGAGTCCAACTCCATTATGTTCCTAGGCTCGCCACGTGTTGATAGGCTGGAGGAGCTCATGGGGCGGGGCTTGCATCTTTCAGACATCCCTATCCATGATGCGACCCGTGATGTCATTCTG GTGGGCGAGCAGGCCAAGGCCCAGGACGGCCTGAAGAAGCGCATGGACAAGCTGAAGGCCACGCTGGAGCGCACGCACCAGGCCTTGGAGGAGGAGAAGCGGCGCACGGTGGAGCTGCTCTACTCCATCTTCCCTGGGGACGTGGCCCAGCGCCTGTGGCAGGGTCTCCCCGTACAGGCCAAGAAGTTCGACGACGTCACCATGCTCTTCTCGGACATCGTGGGCTTCACGGCTGTGTGCGCGCAGTGCACACCCATGCAGGTCATCAGCATGCTCAACGAACTCTACACGCGCTTTGATTACCAGTGCGGCGTGCTCGATGTCTATAAG ATAGAGACTATTGGTGATGCGTACTGTGTGGCAGCAGGGCTGCACCGGAAGAGTGACAGCCACGCTAAGCCAATCGCTCTCATGGCCCTGAAGATGATGGAGCTATCGGAGGAGGTGCTTACGCCAGACAGAAAACCAATCAAG TTGCGTATAGGCATCCACTCGGGCTCTGTACTGGCGGGGGTCGTGGGGGTGAAGATGCCGCGCTACTGTCTGTTTGGGAACAACGTCACACTCGCCAGCAAGTTTGAGTCAGGCAGCCAGCCACGCTGCATCAACATTAGCCCTACCACTTAcca aCTCATACGTGATGATCATTCCTTTACTTTCATCCCTCGCTCCCGTCAGGAGCTTCCTGACAACTTTCCCAAAGAGATCCCAGGAATCAGCTACTTCCTGGAAGCAGGCAAGCCTCAGAGCCATGCCCCCCTTACTAGTACTCGCTCCGCCCCCATTCGGAAGGTATCCTATAACATCGGAACCATGTTTCTACGGGAGACCAGCCTCTGA
- the gucy1a2 gene encoding guanylate cyclase soluble subunit alpha-2 isoform X2 yields MSSRKISSESFSSMGSDYLESPDDGECPFSRVFWNGKSPVETLSCPFDDLGIKRTTRRKRVNLDSLGESLRRLTSPTTQTIQLALQRTVEFYQQRNISSGEGTEQKNVLEKCPFVKLQSDDQSDISGILQYTAAIVDVGFAALRERFGEEFFGLCLEENERVLRSLGGNLQDFFNGFDALLEHARTSYGRRASSESPSFLCKDVDADHGDKADAGKAGERALLLHCFNPDPTVGLVMPGLIRAAARRIYHSEVQVEEASPTWLHAATEDGGLSTDSTPSLSPSPPTLSSPTCLSFLIRETRTAPSSSCPAYSPRQLSRSPLDLPISLGTFCRAFPFHLVIGPAMEVLQVGEGLRQVGEGLRKPHRTLSFSDSFQIVSPRIPCSYQNILLRLSTPFTIHTRPDATSLDSKEKVMELKGQMIHLPESNSIMFLGSPRVDRLEELMGRGLHLSDIPIHDATRDVILVGEQAKAQDGLKKRMDKLKATLERTHQALEEEKRRTVELLYSIFPGDVAQRLWQGLPVQAKKFDDVTMLFSDIVGFTAVCAQCTPMQVISMLNELYTRFDYQCGVLDVYKIETIGDAYCVAAGLHRKSDSHAKPIALMALKMMELSEEVLTPDRKPIK; encoded by the exons ATGTCTTCGCGGAAGATCTCCTCAGAGTCGTTCAGCTCCATGGGATCCGACTACCTCGAGAGCCCCGACGACGGAGAATGCCCCTTTTCGCGCGTGTTCTGGAACGGCAAAAGCCCCGTGGAAACGCTGTCGTGTCCATTTGATGACTTGGGCATCAAGCGGACTACCAGGCGTAAGCGCGTGAACCTGGACTCCCTGGGGGAGAGCTTGAGGAGACTCACCTCACCGACG acACAGACGATCCAGCTGGCCCTGCAGAGAACTGTGGAGTTCTATCAGCAGAGGAATATCAG CAGCGGGGAAGGTACTGAACAGAAGAATGTGTTAGAGAAGTGTCCATTTGTAAAGTTGCAGTCTGATGACCAAAGTGACATCTCAGGAATACTGCAGTACACAGCAGCAATAGTGG ACGTGGGCTTCGCTGCTTTGAGGGAACGCTTCGGTGAGGAGTTCTTCGGCTTGTGCCTGGAGGAGAACGAGCGGGTCCTGCGCTCACTGGGCGGGAACCTGCAGGACTTCTTCAACGGCTTCGACGCCCTGCTGGAGCACGCCAGAACCTCGTACGGACGCAGAGCGTCCTCGGAGTCGCCGTCATTTCTGTGCAAAGATGTCGATGCGGACCACGGGGACAAAGCGGACGCAGGGAAGGCGGGAGAAAGAGCTCTCCTCCTGCACTGTTTCAACCCCGACCCCACGGTGGGCTTGGTCATGCCGGGCCTGATCCGGGCTGCCGCCCGCCGAATCTACCATTCAGAAGTCCAGGTGGAGGAGGCCTCTCCCACTTGGCTCCATGCAGCCACGGAGGATGGAGGACTCTCTACAGACTCCACACCTTCATTGTCCCCATCTCCACCCACGTTGTCATCCCCGACCTGCCTGTCTTTTCTCATACGAGAGACTCGGACTGCGCCATCTTCGTCGTGCCCTGCCTACTCCCCGAGGCAACTGTCCCGTTCGCCGCTGGACCTGCCAATCAGCCTGGGCACGTTCTGCCGAGCCTTCCCCTTCCACCTGGTCATTGGCCCTGCCATGGAGGTGCtgcaggtgggggaggggctaaggcaggtgggggaggggcttcggAAGCCTCACAGAACGCTGAGCTTCAGCGACAGCTTCCAGATCGTCTCTCCCAGAATCCCTTGCTCCTACCAAAACATTTTGCTAAGGCTGTCCACACCGTTTACTATCCACACACGGCCTGATGCCACCTCCCTTGACAGCAAGGAGAAG GTAATGGAGCTGAAAGGTCAGATGATCCACCTCCCAGAGTCCAACTCCATTATGTTCCTAGGCTCGCCACGTGTTGATAGGCTGGAGGAGCTCATGGGGCGGGGCTTGCATCTTTCAGACATCCCTATCCATGATGCGACCCGTGATGTCATTCTG GTGGGCGAGCAGGCCAAGGCCCAGGACGGCCTGAAGAAGCGCATGGACAAGCTGAAGGCCACGCTGGAGCGCACGCACCAGGCCTTGGAGGAGGAGAAGCGGCGCACGGTGGAGCTGCTCTACTCCATCTTCCCTGGGGACGTGGCCCAGCGCCTGTGGCAGGGTCTCCCCGTACAGGCCAAGAAGTTCGACGACGTCACCATGCTCTTCTCGGACATCGTGGGCTTCACGGCTGTGTGCGCGCAGTGCACACCCATGCAGGTCATCAGCATGCTCAACGAACTCTACACGCGCTTTGATTACCAGTGCGGCGTGCTCGATGTCTATAAG ATAGAGACTATTGGTGATGCGTACTGTGTGGCAGCAGGGCTGCACCGGAAGAGTGACAGCCACGCTAAGCCAATCGCTCTCATGGCCCTGAAGATGATGGAGCTATCGGAGGAGGTGCTTACGCCAGACAGAAAACCAATCAAG TGA